From Symphalangus syndactylus isolate Jambi chromosome 5, NHGRI_mSymSyn1-v2.1_pri, whole genome shotgun sequence:
agcttctttaaacatttgtgaGTGAGTCTTTGTGATATGatttcacttctcttgggtaaacGCAGGAGGTGGAGCGTGTGGGGCATATGAAGGGGGTGTGTGTCATGTTTATGACACTGCCAAACTGTTTGTCAGAGGGATTGttccatttcacattcccaccccAGCAAATGTAGGAGAGTTCCATTTCCTGCACACATTTGCTGACACTCGGTATTGGTCGTCTATTTCAATTCGAGTCATGCTTATGGATGTGTTGTGGTATTAATAGTATCATCTGATGAAGAGATGCTCTTAATTGTAGTAAAATCCGATTTACTAATTTACTCTCTTATGTGTAGCGTTTTTACCCCATTCCCAAAGTCTTTGCCTACCACAACATCGTGAAGACATTCCCCTATATGTGCTTCTAgagcttcattatttttatttcattcattgtttatttaccaatttttaaactgacaaataataattgtgtgtatttactgggtataatgtgatgttttgatctataatgtgatgttttgatctgTGCATGCATTGTAGAAAGATTAAACcaagccctgtaatcccagcactttgggaggccaaggcaggtggatgatgaggtcgggagatcaagaccatcctggccaacatggtgaaaccctgtccttactaaaaatacaaaaatcagttgggtgtggtggcacgcacctctagtcccagctacttgggaggctgaggcacaagaatcgcttgaacccgggaggcagaggttgcggtgaaatatcatgccactgccctccagtctggcaacagagcaagactgtgtctaaaaaacaaaacaaaaccaaacaaaaaagattaaatcAAGCTACTTAACATAACCATCATCTCACCAACTTAACATTTTTCTGGTAAATTAAAAGTATATTCTTTCaccaattttgaaatatgcaacaCATTATTTTTATGTGTCACCATGCGATGCAATAGGTCACTAAAGCTTTTTCCTCCAGTGTGATGGAAAGGTTGTttcctttgatcaacatctcccttCCCCATTCCTCCCCTCTGGcagcccccagcctctggtaaccacctttcTGCTCTCTGTTTCTAAGTTTGACAGTTTTCGATTCTAGACACAAATCAtgtcatttgtctttctgtgcctggcttatttcacttagcataatgtcctccaggtccatTTGTCCTCCaagttgtcacaaatgacaggatttttctccttttcgtggctgaatagtattccctcgtgcatatatgccacattttctttatccattcatctattgatgaacttagattgattccatacctaggctattgtgaataagactgaaatgaacataggagtgcagaccTCTCCCCAACAGAATGACTTCAGTTATTTTAGATAtaaacccagaagtgggatttgtGGATCATAGgcaagttctatttttagttttttgaggaaccactatAATGTttcccatagtggttgtactaatttagattcccaccaacaatgtacaagacTTCTCTCTTCTCTACATCCTCCCTAACACTTGtttgctttcatctttttgataagaACCATTCTGACAAGTGTGAGGTGATGTCTCATTGTCCCTTCAatgtgcattttcctgatgattagtgatgttgagcattttaaaatatgcctgCTGTCCATTTAAatggcttcttttgagaaatgtctgtttaggtcttttgcccatttttatttatttatgtagtttcatttttttgagccagggtctcgctctgttgccaggctgttttgtccatttttaaattgggttatttatgTTCTTGCTACtgggttgtttgagttccttattgTGAATAGTAGCCCCTTATCAAATATATCGtttgcagatttttttcccaATCCATGGGTTGTTTCTTCACCCTGTTGATTGTCTCCTTGGCTGTACAGCTTTTTTGTTggatgcaatcccatttgtctatgttttcttttgttgggtGTGCTTTTGGGGTCCTATTCAAGGAATAATTGCCTGGACCAATGTAATGGAGATTTTCCACTATGCTTTCTTCTAGCAGTCTCACATTTCAGGTCTTATGTTGAGGTCTTCAATGcattttgagctgatttttgcatATAATGTAAGATGAGGGTTCAATTTTAGTTTTCTGCACATGGATATTgagttttcccaacactgtttattgaagagtctgtcctttccccatcatttgttcttggcacctttgtcagaAATAAATTGACAACAAACACTTGGGTATGTTTCTGGgatttctatcccattccattggctgatatgtctatttttatgtcagtCCCATGGTGTATGGATTACAATAGctttaaagtattttgaaattagggagtgtgaggcctccagctttgttcttcataCTCAAGACTGTGTTGGCTATTCAGAATCTTTTacagtttcatatgaattttgggattgttcttttctatgtattttgtAAAACTGACATCAAAATTGATAGAGATtgcgttgaatctgtagatagctctaggtagtgtggacattttaacaatattaattcttgtAATCCATGAATGTGGGACattgttccatttatttgtgtcttctccaacttctttcatcaatgttttgtagttttcagtgtacagatctttcacctccttggttaaatatctTTCTAAACTCTTTTAAATGctgttgtaaatggtattgttttcttaatctcttttttggatcattgttcattgttagtatatagaaatgctattaatttttgtatgttgattttgtaacttgcaactttattaaatttgtttatcagtccTAACAGTTTGAAGACTAACAGGTAGAgtctttacaagaaaagaaaactacaggccaatgtcCTTGacgaatatagatgcaaaaatcctcaaaaaaagactagcaaactgaattcaacagcacattaaaaagatcattcactatgatcaagtgggatttatcccagggatgcaagaatggttcaacatacataaatcaataaatgtgatacatcacactAACATTagggacaaaaaccacatgatcacctcaatagatgcaaaaaagcatTTGAACAAATTCAGCATTCATtaatgattaaaactctcaagaAAATAGATATAGAAGAGATGTACCTCATCACGATAAAGGCCATATGCAACAAGCCCACAGCTGATGCCATACTCAGtggtgaaaagctgaaagctcTTTCTCTAAGATcaaaaacaaggcaaggatgcccactcctgtcacttctatttaacatggTGCTGGAAGTTcgagccagagcaattaggcaagaaaaagaaataaaaggtactgaaatagaaaagaaagaagtgagactgtctctgcTGATGATGTGATCTTATATAGAGATCTCATTATTTTATCTCTGACATTTAAGTCTAGGGTTCAcccctagttaatttttgtgcatGGTGTCTTGATGGTAGGTGAGATTGGCTATCTTATCCTATGATTTTTGGCCATTGGACATCTTATCCCATAATTGCGTATTTCCatctcttttattcatttctttttatgttttctttataaattgtgaATTTGAATCTTTTGTTACATACTGTTGGTGAAGGTAATCAATGCTGGTTCAGAAACCAACAGAAGTCAACATGTCAATGGCTTAAGCCCACAAGGCCTTCCCCACTCCTCACATTGCCATCCAAGCATGCCGCGCCCCTATCTTGTGGACCCACTCTCTGGCACGTGAGCCTCCAAGATAGCCCGGCAAGGAAGAGAGGCAGCAGGACTCCCAGAACCTGTGGCCCGGAAGGGGCAGACATCTCTCCATGCACGTTTAACCAATAGAAACTCATCGTGTGGCCCTAACTAACTGCACGTGGCTGGAACCTGCCAGGCCATGTGCCCAGGAGGGAGACAGTGAGCCTGCAGTCTCCCCGTGATGCCCCATAGGTGGCTTCTCTGGGATGGGATTGGTGGGAACTTTGATTATGTGCTTGTGCTTTTGTGTGCATTTTACTGCATTCAAGATTGTCAGTATTTTCTCTAATGATTTGtgccttttgcattttttatgaGATATTGGTTCTTTCACCAAGGATGGCAGTAGGCATTGTTGACCGGGGCAAATGGTGAATGTCCAGGTGACAAAGGGCAGTTTCAGCCACCGTCAGCTTCTGTGGTGCAGCTGAGAATAGCCCCTTAGAGGAGGCTTCctctctctgcctggccaccctggCATGCCCTTCCTCTGCAGGAGGTTCTGAAGTTCCACCTGTTGCCCTTGGAAAGGAACTTGATGTTTCTCCCCCACAGCACACCTCCCCTGAAGTTCACACCtggggtgtggggggtgtgtTTCCCCAGAGGCTCACATGCCTGGATGCTTGCTGGGGCCATGCCTAGGGGAGGAGCCGAGTCCGGGATCCACAGAGGAGGACATGCTTCTCTGAGCAAGGCCCCTCCATCTTGCGTCTGTGGGATTCAGGTGTCTGTAGTTCAGGGACTCACCACAGGGTCCCCTTGGTGCCTCCTAGAGAACCAGAGGGGATCCAGTGAGGCAAAGCCTGGATGCCGACTTAGGGTGCAGCCCTGGTGCCAGAGAGAAGTCTGGCTCATTTCTTCTGCATGGGGGccggggtgggggcagaggagtGCCGGGTGGGACATGTGGGGGCTTATTCCTTGCCAGCTGGTGCTCCAGCCCCATGCCAGAGTTTCAGGCCACAGCCTCTGTGGCCACCACAGGGGAGGGACAGCTTGTTGCAGGCGCAGGACGGCTCTGCTCCTCGTGAAACCCACGATGGCCTGGCCTCACCCAGCCTCCTTCTCTGTCTCCACCCCCTCTGGAGCAGGAGTCAAAGGAAGCACTACCAGAAATAAGCCCAGCACTGTCCTAGGATAGCATTGTCGTCACTTGGGAAGGGCAGCTTGGGGTCTGTGTCAGGGTCCCCAAGACCACCGAGGGCAGCGATTCTCCAGGAGGACACAGGCCACGCAGGTCATGGTACCCATGGCTGTGATTTCCCACAGAGAGGACACTGAGCAAAATCGGCCAAGGGAAAGGTTCCTGGGGCCGAGTCCAGGGGCACCAGGCTCAGCTTTGGAGGCCTCTCCTGGGGTGGGGGTCACCCAAGATGTGCCTCACTCCCCTGCAAGCAGCTGGGACGCCGCGCATGTGATGTTGGGGATGCCCTGCCTGGTGATGTACCCGGGGACTGGTCATGTGAGCAGCTTCTGCCTGGGCTGCGCCAGAATTCCAGACTCCCAGCGGGGACATGAGTGCCTAAACCACGTGGTACAAACAGCTCAGGCCCAGTGAGGCGGGGCCAGGGGGAGCCCCTCGGAAATCCCAGTTCCCGGATGCCAGCCAagggccagcctggccagcgggCCTCAGGACAGCCGTCCCCACCCACCGTGTGGACCCTTTCTGCACACGGCCATGGGGTTTCCCTTCTGGAGCCAGGGGCTGGACACAACCCAGTTTCTGGGGAGCCCCCAAAGCAGCCCCACCCAGGGCAGGCTCTGCTGTTGGATCACTCGCCTCTCCCATCCCTCAGGCCTGCCTACCCCTCGGACATCCGTGTGGTGAGGGTGGTGCAGGGCTGCCAGGACACCTGGGAAGGACAGGGACCTCGTGGCGTGGGAGCAGCTCAGGACCACCCACGGGTGGGGGGCATCAGGCAGGGGTCTTTGGTTGTGATCAACAAGAATGAATTCCAGTTGTACTTTTTAGGAAAGGAATTTATTAGAAGGGTCTGACCTGCTCCCGTGGTCAgggaagatagagaaagaggccCAGGCCCACAGCAGGGGAGGAGCAGGGCTCGCCACTGAGCCAGGACAGCGACGAGAAACCCACACCTGATACGTGTCTACCCTCATTTCTCCCCACACTGGGCCATGGCCTGGGAGGACCCGCTGGCCTTGCTGGGGTCACTGCCCACCTGTTGCTGGGGAGGCAGGGCTGAGTAATTGGGGGAAAGTCAAGACTTGGAGAAACAGCTGAGCTGCTGCTAGGAGGAGAAGCGCACACTGGGTGACCAGCTGACCACTGCCGTCCACTGCAGGGCTCAGGAGCGGGATGTGGAGAGCCGTCCAGGGTAAAGAATCCAGGGGTGCAGGTGGCAGTGAGCACTCAGGCTTTGGATGATCTTAAGGAGATCACTCAGCAGCTGGGCTTCCGGGTTGAGGTGCAGCCACAGCAGGCCGGGCGGGAGCATGCGGGGCGGCAGAGGAGGGACACACAGGAGGCTGGGCGGCAGCAGCTGGCCTGGCAGGAGGAGGTGGGGGTGCAGCAGGAGGAGACAGGCACGCAGCAGGCGGGCCTGCACACGGGGCGGCAGAGGAGGGACATGGAGGAGGAGGGTCTGCAGCAGGAGGTGGTGCAGCAAGCCGGCTGGCAGCTAGACTGCTGGCAGCATGAAGTGGAAGCCCCAGAGCAGACGGGCACACAGCACACAGGCTTGCAGCAGACAGGCACACAGCAGCCCTGCTGGCTTTGGGAGGAGGTGCAGCAAGCTGACTGGCAGCTAGACTGCTGGCAGCATGAACAGGAATCCTCAGAGCAGGTGGGCACACAGCAGACGGGCTTGCAGCAGACAGGCTTGCAACGGACGGGCACATAGCAGGCCTGCTGGCAGGGGGAGGAGGTGCAGCAAGCCGGCTGGCAGCTAGACTGCTGGCAGCACGAGGGCGTGCAGGAGCTGGTGCAGCCTGATTGGCAGGAGCTGGGCTCACAGGCCGCCTGGCAGCAGGGGCTGGACACACAGCTCACACAGCTAGACTGCTGGCAGCACGAAGAGGAATTCCCAGAGCAGACAAGCTTGCAGCAGATGGGCACACAGCAGGCCTGCTGGCAGGGGGAGGAGGTGCAGCAAGCTGGCTGGCAGCTAGACTGCTGGCAGCATGAAGAAGCCCCACTGCAGATGGGCACACAGCACACAGGCTTGCAGCAGACAGTCTTGCAGCAGACAGGCATGCAGCAGACCTGCTGGCAGGGGGAGGAGGTGCAGCAAGCCGGCTGGCAGCTAGACTGCTGGCAGCACGAGGGCGTACAGGAGCTGGTACAGCCTGATTGGCAGGGGCTGGGCTCACAGGCCACCTGGCAGCAGGGGCTGGACACACAGCTCCCTGGGGTGCAGACCAGGGTCAGGCAGGGGGCCGGGGCACAGCAGCTGGGGGCGCAGCAGGGGGGCTCACAGCAGCTCTCTGGGCAGTCATCCACCTGCCAGGAGTCAGAGCAAGAGTCACAGGAACCAGGAAGGCAGACGCGGCTGCCATAGCTCAAGTCGCTGGAGCAGATGGACGTGGTGGATGCGGCCATGCTGGGGATTGAGCTGGAGGAGATGGGAGTGAGTGggcgagtgagtgagtgagtgagtccGTGTGTTAGGTGCTCAGGGATGTTGGCTTTTATATGTCTCCCtggcctgttgtcccagctggagTGTCAACAACTCCCGCCCCTTCCTTGTTTGTGTTTAAAACGTAGAGAACGCCTATTAGTGCAAGTTTCATGTTTAGTCCTATGAGATGCCATTCAGTTTGTAAAGTCCCGAGTCTATATTTGGATCCGTTGATGCACCCTCACCTACCTTTGGCTCCAGAGCATAATATTGAAGTAGACAGGGTATAATGTCTGCAAATAGAGTGTCCTGGGGGCCTGTGCTGGCTGCAGAAGAGATCCATCCATCCTAATCCCAGCGCCTGTGGGCCATCGCCAGGGGACTCTGCTTGTCTGGGTGGCTGTGGCTTCTGGAATGCCAGGCTAGAGAAGCCCCTGTCAATGATGGCATGAGGGTGGA
This genomic window contains:
- the LOC129483082 gene encoding keratin-associated protein 10-12 isoform X2 produces the protein MAASTTSICSSDLSYGSRVCLPGSCDSCSDSWQVDDCPESCCEPPCCAPSCCAPAPCLTLVCTPGSCVSSPCCQVACEPSPCQSGCTSSCTPSCCQQSSCQPACCTSSPCQQVCCMPVCCKTVCCKPVCCVPICSGASSCCQQSSCQPACCTSSPCQQGCCVPVCCKPVCCVPVCSGASTSCCQQSSCQPACCTTSCCRPSSSMSLLCRPVCRPACCVPVSSCCTPTSSCQASCCRPASCVSLLCRPACSRPACCGCTSTRKPSC
- the LOC129483082 gene encoding keratin-associated protein 10-7 isoform X1, translating into MAASTTSICSSDLSYGSRVCLPGSCDSCSDSWQVDDCPESCCEPPCCAPSCCAPAPCLTLVCTPGSCVSSPCCQVACEPSPCQSGCTSSCTPSCCQQSSCQPACCTSSPCQQVCCMPVCCKTVCCKPVCCVPICSGASSCCQQSSCQPACCTSSPCQQACCVPICCKLVCSGNSSSCCQQSSCVSCVSSPCCQAACEPSSCQSGCTSSCTPSCCQQSSCQPACCTSSPCQQACYVPVRCKPVCCKPVCCVPTCSEDSCSCCQQSSCQSACCTSSQSQQGCCVPVCCKPVCCVPVCSGASTSCCQQSSCQPACCTTSCCRPSSSMSLLCRPVCRPACCVPVSSCCTPTSSCQASCCRPASCVSLLCRPACSRPACCGCTSTRKPSC